The following proteins are encoded in a genomic region of Mycoplasmopsis columbinasalis:
- the rpsO gene encoding 30S ribosomal protein S15, with the protein MITKADKAKLVAKFGKNAKDTGNTLVQVAILTAEIEDLKPHFQKNPKDNHSKRGFLAKINRRRVLLQHLKSEDFDAYQKALSELNLRK; encoded by the coding sequence ATGATTACTAAAGCTGATAAAGCTAAATTGGTTGCAAAATTTGGCAAAAACGCGAAAGACACAGGAAACACTCTTGTACAAGTAGCAATTTTGACAGCAGAAATCGAAGATTTAAAACCTCACTTCCAAAAGAACCCTAAAGACAACCACTCAAAACGTGGTTTCTTAGCAAAAATTAATCGTCGTCGTGTGCTACTTCAACACCTTAAAAGCGAAGATTTCGATGCTTACCAAAAAGCATTGAGTGAATTAAATCTTAGAAAATAA